The following are encoded in a window of Streptomyces griseiscabiei genomic DNA:
- a CDS encoding flavin-containing monooxygenase, with amino-acid sequence MKENQFDTCVIGAGPAGLAVARALAERNLPYTHLERHTGPGGIWDIDNPGSPMYESAHFISSRTLSGFGGFPMPEDFADYPPHRQILSYLRSFADAYGLTDRIEFGVEVADVEKNVDGTWTVTRADGRASVHGQIVVCTGSQWHPNIPELPGEFSGEVRHTVGYRSAEELRGKRVLVVGAGNSGCDIACDAARTADHAVISMRRGYWFIPKHLFGRPVDTIASSGPHLPMWLAQRVFGAVLRIINGDPTRLGLPKPDHKLFETHPAINSMLIHHLQHGDITARPGIARAEGRTVHFTDGTSDDFDLILLATGYVHKVPIAQQYFGDEQHPDLYLSSFSREHQGLFGIGFIETNSGAYQLFDTQAQLIAGYLHDARHRQPNAERFTQRIRADRPDLTGGLKFVESPRHTGYVDSGAFVKYLGKVAREMGWRTEGRPPQVRSPRRAEATV; translated from the coding sequence GTGAAGGAAAACCAGTTTGATACGTGTGTGATCGGGGCGGGACCCGCCGGACTGGCGGTCGCGCGGGCTCTGGCGGAGCGGAATCTGCCGTACACACATCTTGAGCGGCACACCGGGCCCGGCGGTATCTGGGACATCGACAATCCCGGCAGCCCGATGTACGAGTCGGCCCATTTCATCTCCAGCAGGACCCTGTCGGGGTTCGGCGGATTCCCGATGCCCGAGGACTTCGCGGACTATCCGCCGCACCGGCAGATCCTGTCGTACCTGCGGTCCTTCGCCGATGCCTACGGCCTGACGGACCGGATCGAGTTCGGAGTCGAGGTCGCCGACGTCGAGAAGAACGTGGACGGCACCTGGACGGTCACCCGGGCCGACGGGCGGGCAAGCGTGCACGGACAGATCGTCGTGTGCACGGGCTCGCAGTGGCACCCCAACATCCCCGAACTTCCGGGGGAGTTCAGCGGGGAGGTCCGGCACACCGTCGGCTATCGCAGCGCGGAGGAGCTGCGGGGCAAGCGGGTTCTGGTCGTGGGGGCGGGGAACTCCGGGTGCGACATCGCGTGCGACGCTGCCCGGACGGCGGACCACGCGGTGATCAGCATGCGGCGCGGGTACTGGTTCATCCCCAAGCACCTGTTCGGCCGACCGGTGGACACCATCGCCAGCAGCGGGCCGCATCTGCCGATGTGGCTGGCGCAGCGCGTCTTCGGTGCCGTACTGCGGATCATCAACGGCGATCCGACGCGGCTGGGGCTGCCGAAGCCGGACCACAAGCTGTTCGAGACCCACCCGGCCATCAACTCGATGCTGATCCACCACCTCCAGCACGGCGACATCACCGCCAGGCCCGGGATCGCCCGCGCCGAGGGCAGGACCGTGCATTTCACCGACGGCACGAGCGACGACTTCGATCTCATCCTGCTGGCCACGGGCTACGTCCACAAAGTGCCGATAGCGCAGCAGTACTTCGGCGACGAGCAGCATCCCGACCTCTACCTGTCGTCGTTCTCACGCGAGCACCAGGGCCTGTTCGGCATCGGCTTCATCGAGACCAACTCCGGCGCGTACCAGCTCTTCGACACCCAGGCGCAGTTGATCGCCGGCTACCTCCACGATGCGCGGCACCGGCAGCCGAACGCCGAGCGGTTCACCCAGAGGATCCGTGCCGACCGACCGGACCTGACCGGCGGGCTGAAGTTCGTCGAGTCGCCCCGCCACACCGGTTACGTCGACAGCGGGGCCTTCGTGAAGTACCTGGGCAAGGTCGCTCGCGAGATGGGCTGGCGGACCGAGGGCCGGCCGCCGCAGGTACGGTCCCCGCGACGCGCGGAGGCCACGGTATGA
- a CDS encoding SDR family NAD(P)-dependent oxidoreductase: MSRFDFTDKVMLVTGGAGGIGSSLCHRFASGGARCVVVDIDQARAEKVAADLPGAGHTGIGCDLMDRAQMERLFDLVADTYGRLDVLVNNVGMTSAERFDVRSVESIEREITLNLTSPLIATRIAIPLLMASRDARVVTTVSLGGIFPLGETPIYTASKFGLRGAMLAIGLDLRSKGILAGSVLPSATDTRMLRQEAVDGGNSMQFQDRPQRPADVVAAVVSLLDKPRLEAYPRTGESRLVRFAMLAPNLLPRIFPLFRKRGDRGMASYLEELRRRGLARQTDGRWELVEEA, from the coding sequence ATGAGCAGGTTCGACTTCACCGACAAGGTCATGCTGGTGACCGGCGGCGCGGGCGGTATCGGCAGTTCGCTGTGCCACCGCTTCGCCTCCGGCGGCGCCCGCTGCGTCGTCGTCGACATCGACCAGGCCCGGGCCGAGAAGGTCGCCGCCGACCTGCCCGGTGCCGGGCACACGGGCATCGGCTGCGATCTGATGGACCGCGCCCAGATGGAGCGCCTCTTCGACCTGGTCGCCGATACTTACGGCCGTCTCGACGTGCTCGTCAACAACGTCGGCATGACCAGCGCGGAACGCTTCGACGTGCGGAGCGTCGAGAGCATCGAACGGGAGATCACTCTCAACCTGACGTCCCCGCTGATTGCCACCAGGATCGCCATTCCGCTTCTCATGGCTTCCCGGGACGCCCGAGTGGTCACCACCGTCTCCCTCGGCGGGATCTTCCCCCTGGGCGAGACCCCGATCTACACGGCTTCCAAGTTCGGGCTGCGCGGCGCGATGCTCGCAATCGGCCTCGACCTGCGGAGCAAGGGAATCCTGGCCGGCTCGGTGCTGCCGTCGGCGACCGACACCCGGATGCTGCGTCAGGAGGCCGTGGACGGCGGCAACTCCATGCAGTTCCAGGACCGGCCCCAGCGGCCCGCCGACGTCGTCGCGGCCGTGGTGAGCCTGCTGGACAAGCCCCGCCTGGAGGCCTACCCCCGGACCGGTGAGTCCCGTCTGGTGCGGTTCGCGATGCTCGCACCGAACCTGCTGCCCAGGATCTTCCCGCTGTTCCGCAAGCGCGGTGATCGCGGCATGGCCAGCTATCTGGAAGAACTACGCCGCCGTGGACTGGCCCGCCAGACCGACGGCCGCTGGGAGCTGGTGGAGGAAGCATGA
- a CDS encoding nuclear transport factor 2 family protein, which produces MTTTVPLRGTLVAACAAVALVVTAAPAVSAAPSVAVGRTGAVGHGDSSHLGYQKSVVARVLKGVFEEGDAEVVDRYVRQDYIQHNPLAPDGTEALKNLGTAISQQFPDAEYDIKRIISEGNLVVAHSNVILTPGTRGTAVVDIFRFQGKRIAEHWDVGQEVPETSVNGNDMFSTESRPQTGNPGPRRRTAANKALVTKAFDRLLVNKDLSALDRYFGPEYHQHNPNVPNGVRGAKEGLGGYFGAFPQLTVSPKRVIAEGDLVAVHSHYVNVPGDRGQAIVDLFRVRNGKIVEHWDVSQNVPETSANDNTMF; this is translated from the coding sequence GTGACCACCACTGTTCCTCTACGCGGGACCCTGGTCGCCGCATGTGCGGCCGTGGCTCTCGTCGTCACCGCTGCGCCCGCTGTTTCAGCGGCCCCTTCCGTCGCCGTCGGCCGGACCGGCGCCGTCGGCCATGGCGACAGCTCTCACCTGGGCTATCAGAAGTCCGTCGTCGCACGGGTCCTCAAGGGGGTGTTCGAGGAAGGTGACGCGGAGGTCGTCGACCGTTACGTCCGCCAGGACTACATCCAGCACAACCCCCTCGCACCGGACGGTACCGAAGCGCTGAAGAACCTCGGTACGGCCATAAGCCAGCAGTTCCCCGACGCCGAGTACGACATCAAGCGCATCATCTCCGAGGGCAACCTTGTAGTGGCGCACTCCAACGTGATCCTGACGCCGGGCACGCGAGGCACGGCGGTCGTGGACATCTTCCGTTTCCAGGGCAAGAGGATCGCCGAGCACTGGGACGTCGGGCAGGAGGTCCCGGAGACCTCGGTCAACGGCAACGACATGTTCTCGACCGAGAGCCGGCCGCAGACCGGGAATCCGGGTCCGCGCCGGCGTACCGCCGCCAACAAGGCGTTGGTCACCAAGGCCTTCGACCGACTGCTGGTCAACAAGGACCTTTCCGCGCTCGACCGGTACTTCGGTCCCGAGTACCACCAGCACAACCCGAACGTCCCCAATGGTGTGCGGGGTGCCAAGGAGGGGCTCGGCGGGTACTTCGGCGCTTTCCCGCAACTGACGGTCTCCCCGAAGCGCGTCATCGCCGAAGGCGATCTGGTGGCCGTGCACAGCCACTACGTCAACGTGCCCGGTGACCGTGGTCAGGCGATCGTCGACCTCTTCCGCGTCCGGAACGGGAAGATCGTCGAGCACTGGGACGTGTCCCAGAACGTGCCGGAGACATCGGCGAACGACAACACCATGTTCTGA
- a CDS encoding PepSY-associated TM helix domain-containing protein yields MTIAPSTETDEPQKPVAKPDGAPKGWASLRPLVLRLHFYAGVLVAPFLLVAALTGGLYAASFSIEKIVYADRTTVAEVGDKKVPISEQVAAARLDYPEGTIAAVRPSPEDDATTRVMLTGVEGIDEGNTLAVFVDPYTGEVRGALEQYGSTGALPVRTWIDKFHANLHLGETGRLYSELAASWLWVISAGGLVLWFARRRTQRKVRGTTGRRRTLGLHGTVGVWAAAGFFFLSATGLTWSTYAGANIEVLRTELHQATPAISAAAGDHGGHDGGTAEEGAAPAEGDLDKILAAARAEGLGDPVEIVPPADAASTYVVRQVQRSWPTKQDAVAVDPASAEVTDTLRFADYPVLAKLSRWGIDGHTGVLFGLANQLLLMALAGSLVVLILWGYRMWWQRGRASSFGRPIPRGAWQHVPPQILVPALAVIAVLGYFVPLLGIPLAVFIAVDVVLGEIAHRRGKRSYGGRAEAK; encoded by the coding sequence ATGACCATCGCCCCCTCGACCGAGACGGACGAGCCCCAGAAACCCGTCGCCAAGCCCGACGGCGCCCCGAAGGGCTGGGCCTCCCTGCGGCCCCTCGTCCTGCGGCTGCACTTCTACGCGGGTGTCCTCGTCGCCCCGTTCCTGCTGGTCGCCGCCCTGACCGGCGGGCTGTACGCGGCCTCCTTCTCGATCGAGAAGATCGTCTACGCGGACCGGACGACCGTCGCCGAGGTCGGCGACAAGAAGGTGCCGATCTCCGAGCAGGTCGCCGCCGCCCGCCTGGACTACCCCGAGGGCACCATCGCCGCCGTCCGCCCCTCGCCGGAGGACGACGCCACGACCCGGGTGATGCTGACGGGCGTCGAGGGCATCGACGAGGGCAACACGCTCGCCGTGTTCGTCGACCCGTACACCGGGGAGGTGCGCGGCGCGCTGGAGCAGTACGGCTCCACCGGCGCGCTGCCGGTGCGGACCTGGATCGACAAGTTCCACGCCAACCTCCACCTCGGCGAGACCGGCCGTCTCTACAGCGAACTCGCCGCCAGCTGGCTGTGGGTCATCTCGGCCGGCGGTCTCGTGCTCTGGTTCGCCCGCCGCCGTACCCAGCGCAAGGTGCGGGGCACCACCGGCCGCCGCCGCACCCTCGGTCTGCACGGCACGGTCGGCGTCTGGGCCGCCGCCGGGTTCTTCTTCCTCTCGGCGACGGGCCTGACCTGGTCGACGTACGCGGGCGCCAACATTGAGGTCCTGCGCACCGAACTGCACCAGGCCACCCCGGCCATCTCGGCCGCCGCGGGCGACCACGGCGGACACGACGGCGGTACGGCGGAGGAGGGGGCCGCACCGGCGGAGGGCGACCTCGACAAGATCCTCGCCGCCGCGCGCGCCGAGGGCCTCGGCGACCCGGTGGAGATCGTGCCGCCCGCCGACGCGGCCTCCACGTACGTCGTACGGCAGGTCCAGCGCAGCTGGCCCACCAAGCAGGACGCGGTCGCCGTGGACCCGGCGAGCGCCGAGGTCACCGACACCCTCCGGTTCGCCGACTACCCGGTCCTCGCCAAGCTGTCCCGCTGGGGCATCGACGGCCACACCGGTGTCCTGTTCGGCCTGGCCAACCAGCTTCTGCTGATGGCCCTCGCGGGCTCCCTGGTCGTACTGATCCTCTGGGGCTACCGCATGTGGTGGCAGCGCGGCCGGGCCTCGTCCTTCGGCCGCCCGATCCCGCGCGGCGCCTGGCAGCACGTACCGCCCCAGATCCTGGTCCCCGCCCTCGCGGTCATCGCCGTCCTCGGCTACTTCGTCCCGCTCCTCGGCATCCCGCTCGCGGTGTTCATCGCGGTGGACGTCGTCCTGGGCGAGATCGCGCACCGGCGTGGGAAGAGGTCGTACGGCGGCCGGGCGGAGGCGAAGTGA
- a CDS encoding DUF4232 domain-containing protein — protein MRHSNGIRRAALATTAATAVAAAVTGVLPGTAMAASTASTPPPACAASALQVSARQAAHPPVGTGTGAAVVQFTNVSKKTCVLKGHPTVAGAGNGSPSRSTPLKVTPTGKAATVTVRPRGKAWVKLTFVQVQGEGDGYCVSGKKPSAFPTMVIGLPRSGKHQVALNEGIWAECDNKVTATPVSAVKPS, from the coding sequence ATGCGACACAGCAACGGCATTCGCAGGGCGGCTCTGGCGACGACGGCGGCCACGGCCGTCGCGGCGGCGGTGACCGGCGTCCTGCCCGGCACCGCCATGGCGGCGAGCACCGCCTCCACCCCGCCGCCCGCCTGCGCGGCCTCCGCCCTCCAGGTCAGCGCCCGGCAGGCCGCCCACCCGCCCGTCGGGACCGGGACCGGGGCGGCGGTCGTGCAGTTCACCAACGTCTCCAAGAAGACGTGCGTCCTGAAGGGCCATCCGACGGTCGCGGGCGCCGGCAACGGCTCCCCCTCCCGCAGCACCCCGCTCAAGGTCACCCCCACCGGCAAGGCGGCCACCGTGACGGTCCGGCCGCGCGGCAAGGCGTGGGTGAAGCTGACGTTCGTTCAGGTCCAGGGGGAGGGCGACGGCTACTGCGTGTCGGGCAAGAAGCCGTCGGCGTTTCCGACGATGGTCATCGGGCTGCCGCGCTCCGGGAAGCACCAGGTCGCCCTGAACGAGGGCATCTGGGCCGAGTGCGACAACAAGGTGACCGCCACCCCGGTCTCGGCGGTCAAGCCTTCCTGA
- a CDS encoding tetratricopeptide repeat protein, which translates to MDITYYDHGTAAERWERARMFFDAKDYAAAARVLGPLVEEVPEQTGPRLLLARAYYHSAQLRRAEAELRVLVERDPVEHYARLMLGRTLERQARHDEAESHLRIASALAGDFEERP; encoded by the coding sequence GTGGACATCACGTACTACGACCACGGAACAGCCGCCGAGCGCTGGGAGCGTGCCCGGATGTTCTTCGACGCCAAGGACTACGCCGCCGCCGCACGCGTCCTCGGCCCGCTGGTCGAGGAGGTCCCGGAGCAGACCGGACCCCGGCTGCTGCTGGCCCGCGCCTACTACCACTCGGCCCAACTGCGGCGCGCCGAGGCCGAGTTGCGGGTCCTCGTCGAGCGGGATCCGGTGGAGCACTACGCGCGGCTGATGCTGGGGCGGACGCTGGAGCGGCAGGCCCGGCACGACGAGGCGGAGTCGCATCTGCGGATCGCCTCGGCGCTCGCGGGCGACTTCGAGGAGCGGCCGTAG
- a CDS encoding pirin family protein — MSNLDREAVPAVCGGRGFVVAEPVRELLSPRRVQLGASTEVRRLLPNLGRRMVGAWAFVDHYGPDDIADEPGMQVPPHPHMGLQTVSWLHQGEVLHRDSTGSLQTIRPRELGLMTSGRAISHSEESPRSHARFLHGAQLWVALPDSHRHTDPRFEHHAELPVVTAAGLSATLILGSLDGATSPGTTFTPIVGADLTLSAGADLRLPLEPDFEYAVLAMSGEAHVDGVPVLPGSMLYLGCGRTDLPLRTDAPASLMLLGGEPFEEELIMFWNWIGRSQDEIEQARRDWMEGTRFGEVKGYSGDPLPAPELPPTPLKPRGRAR; from the coding sequence ATGAGCAATCTTGATCGCGAGGCGGTGCCCGCGGTGTGCGGCGGCCGGGGCTTCGTGGTGGCCGAGCCGGTTCGTGAACTTCTCAGCCCTCGCCGGGTCCAGCTCGGCGCGTCCACCGAGGTACGGCGCCTGCTGCCCAACCTGGGCCGCCGGATGGTCGGCGCCTGGGCCTTCGTCGATCACTACGGTCCCGACGACATCGCCGACGAGCCCGGTATGCAGGTGCCGCCGCACCCGCACATGGGCCTGCAGACGGTCAGCTGGCTGCACCAGGGCGAGGTGCTGCACCGCGACTCCACCGGCAGCCTGCAGACGATCCGCCCGCGCGAACTGGGCCTGATGACCTCCGGACGGGCCATCAGCCACTCGGAGGAGAGCCCCCGGTCCCACGCCCGCTTCCTGCACGGCGCCCAGCTCTGGGTCGCGCTGCCGGACAGCCACCGGCACACCGACCCGCGCTTCGAGCACCACGCGGAACTGCCCGTCGTCACGGCCGCCGGCCTGAGCGCCACCCTCATCCTCGGCTCCCTGGACGGCGCGACCTCGCCCGGGACGACCTTCACCCCGATCGTCGGCGCCGACCTGACGCTGTCCGCCGGCGCCGACCTGCGACTGCCGCTCGAACCCGACTTCGAGTACGCCGTCCTCGCGATGTCCGGCGAGGCCCACGTCGACGGCGTCCCCGTCCTCCCCGGCTCCATGCTCTACCTCGGCTGCGGCCGCACGGACCTCCCCCTGCGCACCGACGCCCCCGCCTCCCTCATGCTCCTCGGCGGAGAGCCGTTCGAGGAGGAGTTGATCATGTTCTGGAACTGGATCGGGCGGTCCCAGGACGAGATCGAACAGGCCCGTCGGGACTGGATGGAAGGGACAAGATTTGGCGAGGTGAAGGGGTACAGCGGGGATCCACTGCCAGCCCCCGAGCTGCCGCCGACGCCTCTGAAGCCACGAGGAAGGGCCCGTTGA
- a CDS encoding AraC family transcriptional regulator, whose product MSLAPDPTNPPGTSRSTSATIQPNILRCLVTVADERGIDLRPLLEQVGLDETVMRSAALRVSYRQGSAVIRRALELTRDERLGLRVGAAQHLTAWGLLGFALMADDTLRHAIETGVKYQNLSGAMVVWSAATSEEEDKAFVLRADLPDPAMDPAVASFLGEEAFASVVTLSRLAVDPAFAPRALEFSFPPPRQLDLYEALFRCPVRFGAPTNRMLIDATWACTLMPGRDPVAYASTLEMLDAQMASRRDQQDLLEVMEISVAQNLPVIPSFAEQARRHSTSERTLRRRLADCGTTYEALVEGVRRERVEQLLLRPELTLRDIARRAGFSDERALRRAVRRWHGTSPVHLREQMRRDRS is encoded by the coding sequence ATGTCCCTTGCCCCCGACCCGACGAACCCCCCGGGGACCAGCCGCAGCACATCGGCGACGATCCAGCCGAACATCCTGCGCTGTCTCGTCACGGTCGCCGACGAGCGCGGCATCGATCTGCGGCCCCTGCTGGAACAGGTCGGGCTGGACGAGACGGTCATGCGTTCCGCCGCGCTGAGGGTGTCGTACCGGCAAGGCAGCGCGGTGATCCGGCGTGCTCTCGAGCTCACCCGGGATGAGCGCCTGGGGCTGAGGGTCGGAGCGGCACAGCACCTGACCGCGTGGGGGCTGCTCGGCTTCGCCCTGATGGCCGATGACACGCTGCGACACGCCATCGAGACGGGAGTGAAGTACCAGAACCTGTCCGGGGCGATGGTCGTGTGGTCGGCTGCTACGAGCGAGGAGGAGGACAAGGCCTTCGTGCTGCGTGCCGACCTCCCCGATCCGGCCATGGACCCGGCCGTGGCGTCCTTCCTGGGCGAGGAGGCGTTCGCCTCCGTGGTCACCCTGTCGCGGCTGGCCGTCGACCCGGCATTCGCGCCACGGGCACTGGAGTTCTCCTTTCCGCCACCTCGCCAACTCGACTTGTACGAAGCCCTGTTCCGCTGTCCGGTCCGATTCGGCGCCCCCACGAACCGGATGCTCATCGACGCCACGTGGGCCTGCACCCTGATGCCCGGCCGGGATCCGGTGGCATACGCGTCGACACTGGAGATGCTCGACGCGCAGATGGCTTCCCGCCGCGACCAGCAGGATCTGCTGGAGGTGATGGAGATCTCCGTCGCGCAGAACCTGCCGGTGATCCCCTCCTTCGCTGAACAGGCACGGCGGCACTCGACGAGCGAACGGACGCTGCGCCGCCGACTGGCCGACTGCGGCACGACGTACGAGGCTCTCGTCGAGGGAGTACGCCGGGAACGCGTCGAACAGCTTTTGCTCCGGCCGGAACTGACCCTGCGTGACATCGCCCGGCGGGCGGGATTCTCCGACGAGCGCGCGCTGCGCCGCGCGGTACGCCGCTGGCACGGTACCTCTCCGGTCCACCTGCGGGAGCAGATGCGTAGGGATCGCTCCTAG
- a CDS encoding HEAT repeat domain-containing protein, producing MTPEEQDLIMGLAFVPGVGRTRTLDEVLAHFGESDGGALALRLLRDAMERRDADDVEMALLLHAAADAPVGEFMEPLIEMFPAEWHREHEDIVSMLGRLRAPRTVPTLVLATRWVPERLDFDDCRALAVKAIWALGGIPGPEAREALEGLRDDENEIIRENAVKQLARRGEL from the coding sequence ATGACCCCTGAGGAGCAGGATCTGATCATGGGCCTGGCGTTCGTGCCAGGTGTGGGTCGGACGCGCACGCTCGACGAGGTGCTCGCCCACTTCGGCGAGTCCGACGGTGGGGCCCTGGCGCTGAGGCTGCTCCGGGACGCCATGGAGCGCCGGGACGCCGACGACGTCGAGATGGCGCTGCTCCTCCATGCCGCCGCCGACGCCCCGGTCGGGGAGTTCATGGAACCGTTGATCGAGATGTTCCCTGCCGAATGGCACAGGGAGCACGAGGACATCGTGTCCATGCTGGGCAGGCTCCGCGCGCCCAGGACGGTGCCGACGCTGGTCCTGGCGACTCGCTGGGTTCCCGAGCGCCTGGACTTCGACGACTGCCGGGCGCTCGCGGTGAAGGCGATCTGGGCGCTCGGCGGCATTCCCGGCCCGGAGGCCCGGGAAGCCCTTGAGGGGTTGCGCGACGACGAGAACGAGATCATCCGTGAGAACGCGGTGAAGCAGCTCGCACGCCGCGGCGAGCTCTGA
- a CDS encoding NucA/NucB deoxyribonuclease domain-containing protein has product MSAKNVPGQTAKDPLHRTVSAARIDKNRAAAVKQCKRYRGANYTDGGKKECDEYPFASTYERAAENYYAPEVTKLKFSAKPIAKDDNQAGGSILKSFYAKNRIIDGLDDAFIVKITG; this is encoded by the coding sequence ATGTCGGCGAAGAACGTGCCCGGACAGACGGCCAAGGATCCGCTGCACCGGACGGTGAGCGCCGCACGCATCGACAAGAACCGGGCGGCGGCGGTCAAGCAGTGCAAGCGGTACCGGGGCGCCAACTACACCGACGGCGGGAAGAAGGAGTGCGACGAGTACCCCTTCGCGAGCACCTACGAGCGGGCCGCGGAGAACTACTACGCCCCCGAGGTGACGAAGCTCAAATTCTCCGCGAAGCCGATCGCGAAGGACGACAACCAGGCGGGCGGCAGCATCCTGAAGAGCTTCTACGCCAAGAACCGCATCATCGACGGACTGGACGACGCCTTCATCGTGAAGATCACCGGCTGA
- a CDS encoding aldehyde dehydrogenase family protein, producing the protein MSTHRTLRVVNPATGEPISTLPAASADDIAKAAERARQVFTAGVWSRLSVRERAAVLLRLADLMERDAEIFARLDSEDAGKPITECRTGDVPGAIESIRWFAEAADKVFGRIAPSGPRGLGLMSREPVGVVAAILPWNYPLAMTAWKVGPALAAGNCLLIKPAEATPRSALRLATLAAEAGLPDGVLTVLPGYGSEAGAALALDPLVGALSFTGSTATGRRILTAAAESNFKRVSLEMGGKSPQVLMADALAYGDELIDNMIEAAFLTTGQNCTAGSRVLVHRSIAEEVLERFTAAARELVIGDPSDSRTQVGPLIDRAAFDRVAGAVEAARAGGAKVHTGGLPHGLPPQGAYYPPTVISRAPDGSDVLTKELFGPVVTVQTFTTEDEAVRMANTTEYGLAASVWTRDLDTALRLARGIEAGVISVNAYSEGDITTPFGGWKQSGFGGVEKSTNAFDQWTREKTVWIRTH; encoded by the coding sequence ATGAGCACGCACCGGACGCTGCGTGTCGTCAACCCCGCCACCGGGGAGCCGATCAGCACCCTGCCCGCCGCGAGTGCCGACGACATCGCCAAGGCCGCCGAGCGGGCCCGGCAGGTCTTCACCGCCGGAGTATGGTCGCGGCTGTCGGTCCGGGAGCGCGCCGCGGTGCTGCTGCGGCTGGCCGACCTGATGGAACGCGACGCCGAGATCTTCGCCCGGCTGGACAGCGAGGACGCGGGCAAGCCGATCACGGAGTGCCGTACGGGCGACGTGCCGGGCGCGATCGAGTCGATCCGCTGGTTCGCCGAGGCGGCCGACAAGGTCTTCGGCCGGATCGCGCCGAGCGGGCCCCGCGGGCTGGGCCTCATGAGCCGCGAGCCGGTCGGCGTGGTCGCGGCGATCCTGCCGTGGAACTACCCGCTGGCCATGACCGCGTGGAAGGTCGGACCCGCCCTGGCCGCGGGCAACTGTCTGCTGATCAAGCCGGCCGAGGCAACCCCGCGTTCGGCCCTGCGCCTGGCCACGCTCGCCGCCGAGGCCGGCCTGCCCGACGGGGTGCTCACCGTCCTGCCCGGGTACGGTTCCGAAGCCGGGGCGGCCCTCGCCCTTGACCCCCTCGTGGGGGCGCTCTCCTTCACCGGGTCCACGGCGACCGGCCGCCGCATCCTCACGGCAGCCGCAGAGAGCAACTTCAAGCGCGTCTCACTGGAGATGGGCGGCAAAAGCCCTCAGGTGCTGATGGCCGACGCGCTCGCCTACGGGGACGAGCTGATCGACAACATGATCGAGGCCGCGTTCCTGACGACGGGGCAGAACTGCACGGCCGGCTCCCGCGTCCTGGTCCACCGCAGTATCGCCGAGGAGGTCCTGGAGCGGTTCACGGCCGCGGCCAGGGAACTCGTCATCGGTGACCCGTCCGACTCGCGCACGCAGGTGGGGCCGCTCATCGACCGTGCCGCCTTCGACCGGGTCGCGGGAGCCGTGGAGGCCGCCCGGGCCGGCGGGGCCAAGGTCCACACCGGGGGACTGCCCCACGGTCTGCCTCCGCAGGGCGCCTACTACCCGCCCACCGTGATCAGCCGCGCCCCCGACGGCAGCGACGTTCTCACCAAGGAGTTGTTCGGGCCCGTCGTCACCGTCCAGACCTTCACCACAGAAGACGAGGCGGTGCGGATGGCCAACACCACCGAGTACGGGCTCGCCGCCTCGGTCTGGACCCGCGACCTCGACACCGCGCTGCGGCTTGCACGCGGCATCGAGGCCGGAGTGATCTCCGTGAACGCCTACAGCGAGGGCGACATCACCACGCCCTTCGGCGGCTGGAAGCAGTCCGGATTCGGCGGCGTGGAGAAGTCCACCAACGCCTTCGACCAGTGGACCCGGGAGAAGACGGTCTGGATCCGCACACACTGA
- a CDS encoding VOC family protein: MTQASPAPSVASDTAALPSRLHHNAYVTRDQEATRAFYEDLIGLPLVATWKESDELFGAIRTYCHTFYGLGDGSALAFFQFADPEDQKQFGPQMPHSPFQHIALKVTEAVQDTIAERLEKAGWRPDETYVLEHGYCRSLYTSDPNGLLLEFTLDAPGIEASDAERRRTAHADLASWLAGEHTTNNTYR; this comes from the coding sequence ATGACCCAGGCTTCCCCCGCACCCTCAGTCGCTTCCGACACCGCGGCCCTGCCGTCACGCCTGCACCACAACGCCTATGTCACCCGCGATCAGGAGGCGACCCGAGCCTTCTACGAGGACCTCATCGGCCTCCCCCTCGTCGCCACCTGGAAGGAGTCCGACGAACTCTTCGGGGCGATACGCACCTACTGCCACACCTTCTACGGTCTCGGCGACGGCAGCGCCCTCGCCTTCTTCCAGTTCGCCGACCCCGAGGACCAGAAGCAGTTCGGTCCGCAGATGCCGCACTCGCCGTTCCAGCACATCGCGCTCAAGGTCACCGAGGCGGTGCAGGACACGATCGCCGAACGCCTGGAGAAGGCCGGCTGGCGGCCCGACGAGACCTACGTCCTGGAGCACGGATACTGCCGCTCCCTCTACACCAGCGACCCCAACGGGCTGCTCCTGGAGTTCACCCTGGACGCGCCCGGTATCGAGGCGAGCGACGCCGAACGACGCCGTACCGCCCACGCCGACCTCGCCTCCTGGCTCGCCGGCGAGCACACCACGAACAACACCTACCGCTGA